Proteins from a single region of Dethiosulfovibrio peptidovorans:
- the cas5e gene encoding type I-E CRISPR-associated protein Cas5/CasD, protein MSRYLIVRLQGLFQAWGRHTFETYRPTEVFPTRSGITGLLGACLGLKRTDFEALRALDLSYSYGVRVDGEREVFIGISDDGTPQKEWRGYTLSKLNDFHTAQNVRTVGGSNPKETEITHREYLEDLCCTVAIAQRAENEYGLDRLREALQNPCFTPFLGRRSCPLARPLLEDDIDAASLNHALLLIPPGFGTIYSEEPMRDDSVMMRVRDVPVFGRYRQFETRYVYVSNVTKEEAHHVSQ, encoded by the coding sequence ATGTCTCGATATCTGATCGTTCGCCTCCAGGGGCTTTTTCAGGCTTGGGGGAGGCACACGTTTGAGACCTATCGTCCCACAGAAGTCTTTCCCACACGATCCGGGATCACCGGTCTTCTGGGAGCGTGCCTGGGACTGAAGCGAACAGACTTCGAAGCTCTGCGTGCGTTGGATCTTTCCTATTCCTATGGCGTCAGGGTTGACGGTGAGCGAGAGGTTTTTATCGGGATATCCGATGATGGTACGCCCCAAAAGGAATGGAGGGGCTATACGTTGAGCAAACTCAATGACTTCCATACCGCTCAAAACGTCCGAACCGTCGGTGGCAGCAATCCCAAAGAAACAGAGATCACCCATCGTGAGTACCTGGAGGATCTCTGTTGTACCGTGGCGATTGCGCAGAGGGCTGAAAATGAGTATGGGCTGGATCGACTACGGGAAGCTCTTCAAAACCCGTGCTTTACTCCTTTTCTTGGTCGTCGCAGCTGCCCCTTGGCTCGCCCTCTCTTAGAGGATGATATTGATGCGGCCTCTCTGAATCACGCTCTTTTGTTGATCCCCCCAGGTTTTGGAACGATTTACAGCGAAGAACCCATGAGAGACGATTCTGTCATGATGCGGGTTCGGGATGTCCCTGTTTTCGGACGGTATCGGCAGTTCGAGACGCGGTATGTGTATGTCTCCAACGTTACGAAAGAGGAGGCTCACCATGTATCTCAGTGA